In a single window of the Nocardiopsis composta genome:
- a CDS encoding zf-HC2 domain-containing protein, giving the protein MRCIDCRTALSAELDGEDPGSGPGAVRRHLGDRPSCADRPAGLHELEALVAAARRPSSGGRLR; this is encoded by the coding sequence ATGAGGTGCATCGACTGCCGGACCGCGCTCTCCGCCGAGCTCGACGGGGAGGACCCCGGTTCCGGCCCGGGCGCCGTCCGGCGGCACCTCGGCGACCGCCCCTCCTGCGCCGACCGGCCGGCCGGCCTCCATGAGCTGGAGGCCCTCGTCGCGGCGGCCCGCCGCCCCTCCTCCGGGGGCCGGCTCCGCTAG
- a CDS encoding sigma-70 family RNA polymerase sigma factor, with protein sequence MIARPAAGSEEDRLLTGLALRARDGAPGALAELIAATRGDVERYIRRLADPQSAEELAQETYIRAMRGLPRFAGRSSVRTWLRSIARHTVLDRYRAQAARPRTLPVEAGDGAERDARPQGSRIDEHVALADLLAGLTEERRTAFVLTRLHGYSYAEAARITAVPVGTVRSRVARAREDLVRALRAADRAGRPGRR encoded by the coding sequence ATGATCGCGCGGCCGGCGGCCGGCTCGGAGGAGGACCGGCTGCTGACCGGGCTGGCGCTGCGGGCCAGGGACGGCGCGCCCGGGGCGCTCGCCGAGCTGATCGCGGCGACCCGGGGCGACGTGGAGCGCTACATCCGCCGGCTGGCCGACCCGCAGTCGGCCGAGGAGCTCGCCCAGGAGACCTACATCAGGGCGATGCGCGGCCTGCCGCGGTTCGCCGGGCGCTCCTCGGTGCGCACCTGGCTGCGGTCGATCGCCCGGCACACGGTGCTGGACCGGTACCGGGCGCAGGCCGCCCGCCCCCGGACCCTGCCGGTCGAAGCGGGGGACGGGGCGGAGCGCGACGCCCGGCCCCAGGGCTCCCGGATCGACGAGCACGTCGCCCTGGCCGACCTGCTGGCCGGGCTCACCGAGGAGCGGCGCACCGCGTTCGTGCTGACCCGGCTGCACGGCTACTCCTACGCGGAGGCCGCGCGGATCACCGCCGTCCCGGTCGGCACGGTCCGCTCCCGGGTCGCCCGGGCCCGCGAGGACCTGGTCCGCGCGCTGCGCGCCGCTGACCGGGCCGGCCGCCCCGGCCGGCGGTGA